The window GCGCGTGCAGTTCGCGCGGATCGACGCTCGGAAGCGTTGCGAGCAGAGCGGCCGTGCGCTGCTGTAGCTTGAGCGCATCGCCGCCGAGCAGCGATAGCGCCCGCCCGACACTGCCCTCGGATGCTGCGGCAGCTTCCGCCAGCGCTGGATCGTCGGCCTCGATGTCGGTTGCGGCCGCGGCCGCGCGCACCACATCGCTCGTCTCCAGCGGCCGCAGCAGCAATTTGCGGCAGCGGGACAGGATGGTCGGCAGCACCCGTGACGGCGCGTGGCTGACCAGCAGGAACAGCGACCGCTGCGGCGGCTCCTCGAGGATTTTCAAGAGTGCGTTCGCAGCATTGGGGTTGAGTTCATCGACCGTGTCGACGATGCAGACGCGCCAGCCGTCGACCGCGGCGGTCGAGCCGAAGAACGAGATCGTCTCGCGGGTCTCGTCGACCGTGATCACGGTGCGCATCACGCCGCGGTCGTTGAGGCCGCGCTCCAGCACCAGCAGCCCGCCATGGGCGCCCGCCGTGATCTGGCGCGCCACCGGATCGGACGGATCGACGCGCAGCGTCGGCGCCGCCTGAACCTGAGACGACTTCGGATTGCGGAACGCCAGCACGAACCGCGCCATGCGGTAGGCCAGCGTTGCCTTGCCGATGCCCTGCGCGCCGCCGATCAGCCAGGCATGCGGAATTCGTCCGCTGCGATAGGCATCGAGCAGTGCGGTCTCCGCCTCGCGATGCCCGAACAGATCGGGGGTTTCGCGCGGGTGGCGGGCGGGGTTCTCCTGTTCGACCTTGCGTGCGCTCATGCGGGACTGTCTGCCGTGAGCGTTGCGCGCAGATGCTCGCGCAGCGCGGCCCAGATCCGCGCCGCGACCGTGTC of the Bradyrhizobium quebecense genome contains:
- a CDS encoding DNA polymerase III subunit delta', translating into MSARKVEQENPARHPRETPDLFGHREAETALLDAYRSGRIPHAWLIGGAQGIGKATLAYRMARFVLAFRNPKSSQVQAAPTLRVDPSDPVARQITAGAHGGLLVLERGLNDRGVMRTVITVDETRETISFFGSTAAVDGWRVCIVDTVDELNPNAANALLKILEEPPQRSLFLLVSHAPSRVLPTILSRCRKLLLRPLETSDVVRAAAAATDIEADDPALAEAAAASEGSVGRALSLLGGDALKLQQRTAALLATLPSVDPRELHALGDALGTSDRVALAAFIDGIDRWMSERMRTGDANANLPRLARLAEVWEKIVRAARDTEAYNLERKPLVFSVFSMLADATR